The following coding sequences lie in one Micromonospora sp. R77 genomic window:
- a CDS encoding acyl-CoA dehydrogenase family protein — protein sequence MNFDPTPEQDQLRDAVRALGRRYGHSYFVEKAKSGGHTTELWHEAGRLGYLGVNIPTEYGGGGGGITELAIVCEELAAAGCPLLLLVVSPAIAATVINKHGTEEQRKRHLPGLADGSQKIVFAITEPDAGSNFHRLGTVARRDGDDWLLSGRKVYISGVDEAGHVLVVARTEDSATGKLKPALFIVPTDAPGLEKSRLDMEILSPENQFLLFLDDVRLPADALVGESLDAGLPALFAGLNPERITVAAMGAGTGRYAIERASEYTATRKVWGGRSIGSHQGVAHPLAHAAVQVELARLMIHKAATLYDAGRDLEAGVAGNMAKYASGEAAALAVDTAVQALGGAGMTTEYGVATLLGAVRAGRIAPVSREMILNFVAQHVLGQEKSY from the coding sequence ATGAACTTCGACCCCACCCCCGAACAGGACCAGCTCCGCGACGCCGTCCGGGCGCTGGGCCGGCGGTACGGCCACTCCTACTTCGTCGAGAAGGCGAAGTCGGGCGGGCACACCACCGAGCTGTGGCACGAGGCGGGCCGGCTCGGCTACCTCGGCGTCAACATCCCCACCGAGTACGGCGGCGGGGGCGGCGGCATCACCGAGCTGGCCATCGTCTGCGAGGAGCTGGCCGCGGCCGGCTGCCCGCTGCTGCTGCTCGTGGTCTCCCCCGCGATCGCCGCCACCGTGATCAACAAGCACGGCACCGAGGAGCAGCGCAAACGGCACCTGCCCGGCCTCGCCGACGGCTCCCAGAAGATCGTCTTCGCGATCACCGAGCCGGACGCCGGCTCGAACTTCCACCGGCTCGGCACGGTGGCCCGCCGGGACGGCGACGACTGGCTGCTCTCCGGCCGCAAGGTCTACATCTCGGGCGTCGACGAGGCCGGTCACGTGCTGGTCGTCGCACGCACCGAGGACTCGGCGACGGGCAAGCTCAAGCCGGCGCTGTTCATCGTGCCGACCGACGCGCCCGGCCTGGAGAAGTCCCGGCTGGACATGGAGATCCTCTCCCCGGAGAACCAGTTCCTGCTCTTCCTGGACGACGTGCGGCTGCCCGCCGACGCGCTGGTCGGCGAGTCCCTCGACGCGGGCCTGCCGGCGCTCTTCGCCGGCCTCAACCCGGAACGGATCACGGTCGCCGCGATGGGCGCCGGCACCGGCCGGTACGCCATCGAGCGGGCCAGCGAGTACACCGCCACCCGCAAGGTCTGGGGCGGGCGTTCCATCGGCTCGCACCAGGGCGTGGCGCATCCCCTGGCGCACGCAGCGGTGCAGGTGGAGCTGGCCCGCCTGATGATCCACAAGGCGGCCACCCTCTACGACGCCGGGCGCGACCTGGAGGCCGGCGTCGCCGGCAACATGGCCAAGTACGCCTCCGGCGAGGCCGCCGCGCTCGCCGTGGACACCGCCGTCCAGGCCCTCGGCGGGGCCGGCATGACCACCGAGTACGGGGTGGCCACCCTGCTCGGCGCGGTGCGGGCCGGCCGGATCGCCCCGGTCAGCCGCGAGATGATCCTGAACTTCGTCGCCCAGCACGTCCTCGGCCAGGAGAAGTCCTACTGA
- a CDS encoding biotin carboxylase N-terminal domain-containing protein, producing MIHRLLVANRGEIARRVFATCRALGVETVAVHSDADADAPFVADADQAVRLPGNTPAETYLRIELILDAARRAGADAVHPGYGFLAENADFAAAVTDAGLTWVGPPAKAIAAMGDKMAAKALLAEAGVPMLPTWTDADQVTAFPVLVKASAGGGGRGMRVVRDPAGLAEAVASARREAAAAFGDGTVFIERYVERGRHVEVQIFGDTHGTVLALGVRDCSIQRRHQKIVEEAPGVLPPAVRERLHAAAVAAGRAVEYVGAGTVEFLLAPDGEVYFLEMNTRLQVEHPVTEAVTGLDLVRLQLLVAEGEPLPLTGTPPADGHAIEVRLCAEDPAQGFRPATGTLHRFAIPGVAGEFTPLRGLRSDSGVTDGSTVSVHYDSMLAKVVAWAPTRAEAARALAGALARAELHGVATNRDLLVRVLRSREFGAVEIDTGFLERHAEVFAPLLPADQLPLAALAAALASAGGRRSAARVLAGLPSGWRNVPAFPQVTRFAGADGGEVEVRYRLDRAGGLAEWSVERTAGAGAAAATSADRTGVGAGEPGGSAVGDDAPTVALVEAAPDRVVLDVDGVRRVFRVHRVGSAVFVDGPAGAASLVELPRFPLPTAELAAGSLLAPLPGAVTRVHVEVGRRVTAGELLLTLEAMKLEHPVLAPADGVVTELPVPAGGQVETGAVLAVVTTEEDDR from the coding sequence ATGATCCACAGACTGTTGGTCGCCAACCGGGGGGAGATCGCCCGCCGGGTCTTCGCCACCTGCCGGGCGCTCGGCGTGGAGACGGTCGCCGTGCACTCCGACGCGGACGCCGACGCGCCCTTCGTCGCCGACGCCGACCAAGCCGTCCGGCTGCCCGGGAACACGCCGGCCGAGACGTACCTGCGGATCGAGCTGATCCTGGACGCGGCACGCAGGGCCGGCGCGGACGCCGTGCACCCGGGTTACGGCTTCCTCGCCGAGAACGCCGACTTCGCGGCGGCAGTGACCGACGCGGGCCTGACCTGGGTCGGACCGCCGGCCAAGGCGATCGCCGCGATGGGCGACAAGATGGCGGCGAAGGCGCTGCTCGCCGAGGCGGGCGTGCCGATGCTGCCGACCTGGACCGACGCCGACCAGGTCACCGCCTTCCCGGTGCTGGTGAAGGCGTCCGCCGGTGGCGGCGGGCGCGGCATGCGCGTGGTCCGCGACCCGGCCGGCCTGGCCGAGGCCGTCGCCTCCGCGCGCCGCGAGGCGGCTGCGGCGTTCGGCGACGGCACGGTCTTCATCGAGCGGTACGTCGAGCGCGGGCGCCACGTCGAGGTGCAGATCTTCGGCGACACCCACGGCACGGTGCTGGCCCTCGGGGTACGCGACTGCTCGATCCAACGCCGACACCAGAAGATCGTCGAGGAGGCACCGGGGGTGCTGCCCCCGGCGGTGCGGGAGCGGCTGCACGCCGCGGCGGTGGCCGCCGGCCGGGCCGTCGAGTACGTCGGCGCGGGGACCGTGGAGTTCCTGCTCGCGCCGGACGGTGAGGTGTACTTCCTGGAGATGAACACCCGACTCCAGGTGGAGCACCCGGTCACCGAGGCGGTCACCGGGCTGGACCTGGTCCGGCTGCAACTGCTGGTCGCCGAGGGGGAGCCGCTGCCGCTGACCGGTACCCCACCGGCGGACGGCCACGCGATCGAGGTAAGGCTCTGCGCCGAGGACCCGGCCCAGGGGTTCCGCCCGGCGACCGGCACTCTGCACCGGTTCGCGATCCCTGGTGTGGCCGGCGAGTTCACCCCGCTTCGAGGGCTCCGGTCGGACTCGGGCGTCACCGACGGTTCGACGGTGAGCGTGCACTACGACTCGATGCTGGCCAAGGTCGTCGCCTGGGCGCCCACCCGGGCCGAGGCGGCCCGCGCCCTGGCCGGCGCGCTGGCCCGGGCCGAGCTGCACGGCGTGGCCACCAACCGGGACCTGCTGGTCCGGGTGCTGCGCAGCCGCGAGTTCGGGGCCGTGGAGATCGACACCGGCTTCCTGGAGCGGCACGCCGAGGTCTTCGCCCCGCTGCTGCCGGCCGACCAACTGCCCCTGGCGGCCCTGGCCGCCGCCCTGGCCTCGGCAGGCGGCCGTCGGTCGGCGGCCCGGGTGCTCGCCGGGCTGCCCTCGGGCTGGCGGAACGTGCCCGCCTTCCCGCAGGTCACCCGCTTCGCCGGGGCGGACGGGGGCGAGGTCGAGGTGCGCTACCGGCTGGACCGGGCCGGCGGTCTGGCCGAATGGTCCGTGGAGCGGACTGCGGGCGCGGGTGCCGCAGCCGCGACGTCGGCCGACCGGACCGGGGTCGGAGCCGGCGAGCCCGGCGGGTCGGCGGTGGGCGACGATGCCCCGACCGTCGCCCTGGTCGAGGCGGCCCCGGACCGGGTGGTGCTCGACGTCGACGGGGTGCGGCGGGTGTTCCGCGTACACCGGGTGGGGTCGGCGGTCTTCGTGGACGGCCCGGCGGGGGCGGCGAGCCTCGTCGAGCTGCCGCGTTTCCCGCTGCCCACCGCGGAGCTGGCGGCCGGGTCGCTGCTCGCGCCGCTGCCCGGCGCGGTGACCCGGGTGCACGTCGAGGTCGGCCGGCGGGTGACCGCCGGTGAGCTGCTGCTGACCCTGGAAGCGATGAAGCTCGAACATCCCGTGCTCGCCCCGGCCGACGGGGTGGTCACCGAGCTGCCGGTGCCGGCCGGCGGTCAGGTCGAGACCGGTGCCGTGCTGGCCGTGGTCACCACCGAGGAGGACGACCGATGA
- a CDS encoding MBL fold metallo-hydrolase, whose product MGGRVTGAAGALADEVPGWVTLLRAPNPGPMTLDGTNTWVLRAAPGEPAVVVDPGPADEAHLAAIAAHGPVAAVLITHGHPDHTEGSARLHELLDGAPVRAVDPAHTVGAEPLTADTPLDAAGLSLRLVPTPGHTADSVCFLVGHGDERVVLTGDTILGRGTTVVAHPDGHLGDYLASLELLSAYRGIPALPGHGPALADCGAAADFYLAHRRARLDQVRQVVAEGVTSAPEVVARVYADVDRSLWWAAEWSVRAQLAHLGVEDRESGAGAGGLEQT is encoded by the coding sequence ATGGGCGGGCGTGTGACGGGAGCGGCAGGGGCGCTGGCCGACGAGGTGCCGGGGTGGGTCACCCTGCTGCGGGCGCCGAACCCGGGGCCGATGACCCTCGACGGCACCAACACGTGGGTGCTGCGCGCGGCCCCCGGTGAGCCGGCCGTGGTGGTCGACCCGGGCCCCGCCGACGAGGCACACCTGGCCGCGATCGCGGCGCACGGGCCGGTCGCCGCCGTCCTGATCACCCACGGCCACCCGGACCACACCGAAGGCTCCGCCCGGCTGCACGAACTGCTCGACGGGGCACCGGTACGCGCCGTCGACCCCGCGCACACCGTCGGCGCCGAGCCGCTGACCGCCGACACCCCGCTCGACGCCGCCGGCCTCAGCCTGCGGCTCGTGCCCACCCCCGGGCACACCGCCGACTCGGTCTGCTTCCTGGTCGGCCACGGCGACGAGCGGGTGGTGCTCACCGGGGACACCATCCTGGGGCGGGGCACCACCGTGGTCGCCCACCCGGACGGCCACCTCGGTGACTACCTGGCCAGCCTGGAGCTGCTGTCGGCGTACCGGGGGATCCCGGCGCTGCCGGGGCACGGCCCGGCGCTGGCCGACTGCGGTGCGGCGGCCGACTTCTACCTGGCCCACCGCCGCGCCCGGCTCGACCAGGTCCGTCAGGTGGTCGCCGAGGGTGTCACCAGCGCGCCGGAGGTGGTCGCCCGGGTCTATGCCGACGTGGACCGGTCGCTGTGGTGGGCCGCCGAATGGTCGGTCCGGGCCCAGCTCGCCCATCTCGGTGTCGAGGACCGGGAATCCGGCGCGGGGGCCGGTGGGTTGGAGCAGACGTGA
- a CDS encoding alpha/beta hydrolase yields MPRTVRSLAATGIAGIVLAGMAVTPAAAAPTLTGSGRPSSSDRTSAVEARRVDSVPTPKLDWYGCYDYAECATVRLPLDYDDPKGATTEVAVLRVKARDQKHRIGSLFVNPGGPGGSGTSIALAAPYFLGDDLLDRFDIVGVDPRGIAASDNVKCFPSAKEQSRAYAGLNVAFPWTKAEEKAYLASSKAVGRACSTSGRPLTGAASTAEVARDMDVLRRGVGDRKLSYLGFSYGTALGQYYANMFPDRFRALVVDGVLNPNAWVGQGSARNQLQETRLRSADGAYKALHEILVRCAKAGRKTCSLAAGDPVAAYELVAKRLRQKPVVIDDPEQGSFTVRYADFVGATLSALYDPYGWQDVIGITEQLLALTDPAAAPATRATARAALVQRAAKARQQRGYDFPYDNGLETFLTVDCTDGFHPKDLADWPALSAAEDKRAPYFGRAWAWGTAPCARNAWTVRDSDAYTGPFNRRTDAPVLVVGNYWDPATNYQGAVGSAALLPNSRLLSSDSWGHTAYGTSECVTAAVDSYLLTGRLPARGTRCFGDSQPFEELPEAVRAESSKSALARAGQPGRGEPKRLPPVVAPLPVTGTLTVR; encoded by the coding sequence ATGCCACGTACAGTCCGGTCCCTGGCCGCAACAGGGATCGCCGGTATCGTCCTCGCCGGGATGGCGGTCACGCCCGCCGCCGCGGCGCCGACCCTCACCGGCTCGGGCCGTCCGTCCAGCTCGGACCGCACCAGCGCCGTCGAGGCCAGGCGGGTCGACAGCGTGCCGACCCCCAAGCTCGACTGGTACGGCTGCTACGACTACGCCGAGTGCGCCACCGTCCGGCTGCCGCTCGACTACGACGACCCGAAGGGCGCCACCACCGAGGTGGCGGTGCTGCGGGTCAAGGCCCGGGACCAGAAGCACCGGATCGGCAGCCTCTTCGTGAACCCGGGCGGTCCGGGCGGCTCCGGCACCAGCATCGCCCTCGCCGCGCCGTACTTCCTCGGCGACGACCTGCTGGACCGGTTCGACATCGTCGGCGTGGACCCGCGCGGCATCGCGGCCAGCGACAACGTCAAGTGCTTCCCGTCGGCCAAGGAACAGTCCCGGGCGTACGCCGGGCTGAACGTCGCCTTCCCGTGGACGAAGGCCGAGGAGAAGGCCTACCTCGCGTCGTCGAAGGCGGTCGGCCGGGCCTGCTCGACGAGCGGCCGGCCACTGACCGGGGCGGCCTCCACCGCCGAGGTCGCCCGCGACATGGACGTGCTGCGCCGCGGGGTCGGTGACCGGAAGCTGAGCTACCTGGGCTTCAGCTATGGCACCGCGCTCGGCCAGTACTACGCCAACATGTTCCCGGACCGGTTCCGCGCCCTCGTGGTCGACGGCGTGCTCAACCCGAACGCCTGGGTCGGCCAGGGCAGCGCCCGCAACCAGCTCCAGGAGACCCGGCTGCGCAGCGCGGACGGCGCGTACAAGGCGCTGCACGAGATCCTGGTGCGCTGCGCGAAGGCCGGTAGGAAGACCTGCTCGCTGGCCGCCGGGGACCCGGTCGCCGCGTACGAGCTGGTCGCGAAGCGGCTGCGCCAGAAGCCGGTGGTCATCGACGACCCCGAACAGGGCTCGTTCACCGTTCGCTACGCCGACTTCGTCGGCGCCACCCTCAGCGCCCTCTACGACCCGTACGGTTGGCAGGACGTGATCGGCATCACCGAGCAGTTGCTGGCGCTGACCGATCCGGCCGCCGCCCCGGCGACCCGGGCGACGGCGCGGGCCGCCCTCGTGCAGCGCGCCGCGAAGGCCCGGCAGCAGCGCGGCTACGACTTCCCGTACGACAACGGGCTGGAGACCTTCCTGACGGTGGACTGCACCGACGGCTTCCACCCGAAGGACCTGGCCGACTGGCCGGCGCTCTCCGCCGCGGAGGACAAGCGGGCGCCGTACTTCGGTCGGGCCTGGGCCTGGGGCACCGCGCCCTGCGCCCGGAACGCCTGGACGGTACGGGACTCCGACGCCTATACCGGTCCGTTCAACCGGCGTACCGACGCGCCGGTGCTGGTGGTCGGCAACTACTGGGACCCGGCGACCAACTACCAGGGGGCGGTCGGCTCGGCGGCGCTGCTGCCGAACAGCCGGCTGCTCAGCAGCGACAGCTGGGGCCACACCGCGTACGGCACCTCGGAGTGCGTGACCGCCGCCGTGGACTCGTACCTGCTGACCGGGAGGCTGCCGGCGCGGGGCACCCGCTGCTTCGGTGACTCGCAGCCGTTCGAGGAGCTGCCGGAGGCGGTCCGGGCGGAGTCGTCCAAGAGCGCGCTGGCCCGGGCCGGCCAGCCGGGGCGCGGCGAGCCGAAGCGGCTCCCGCCCGTGGTCGCCCCGCTCCCGGTGACCGGCACCCTCACCGTCCGCTGA
- a CDS encoding acyl-CoA carboxylase subunit beta has translation MTTLDSAIDPSAPAFAANREALLERLAELDAALDQARAGGGEKYVARHHKRGKLLPRERIELLLDQDSPFLELSSVAAYGTDFPVGASTVTGIGVVEGVECLIVANDPTVRGGAINPWSLAKTRRAGEIALANRLPMVNLVESAGADLPTQAEIFIPGGRVFRDLTRLSAAKIPTVSVVFGNATAGGAYVPGMSDFTIMIRDRSQVYLAGPPLVKMATGEVTDDESLGGAAMHASKSGLADFLASDERDGIRLARQCVRRLNWRKQGPPPRTASPLEPKYDPEELLGIASGDLKVPFDPREVLARVLDGSEFDEFKPNYGTALVTGWGELHGYPVGVLANARGVLFSEEAQKATQFIQLANAADTPLVFLQNTTGYMVGTEYEQRGIIKHGALMINAVSNSTVPHLTVNLGASYGAGNYGMCGRAYEPRFLFTWPNAKSAVMGPAQLAGVLSIVARQAAAARGRDYDEDSDAAMRMMVEQQIESQSGALFLSGRLYDDGVIDPRDTRTVLGLCLSAIHNGPVKGADGFGVFRM, from the coding sequence GTGACCACCTTGGACAGCGCGATCGACCCGTCCGCGCCGGCCTTCGCGGCGAACCGGGAGGCGCTGCTGGAACGTCTCGCCGAGCTGGACGCCGCGCTCGACCAGGCCCGGGCCGGCGGCGGCGAGAAGTACGTCGCCCGGCACCACAAGCGCGGCAAGCTGCTGCCCCGGGAGCGGATCGAGCTGCTGCTCGACCAGGACAGCCCGTTCCTGGAGCTCTCCTCGGTGGCCGCGTACGGGACGGACTTCCCGGTCGGGGCCAGCACGGTGACCGGCATCGGCGTGGTCGAGGGCGTGGAGTGCCTGATCGTCGCCAACGACCCGACGGTACGCGGCGGGGCGATCAACCCCTGGTCCCTCGCCAAGACCCGGCGGGCCGGCGAGATCGCCCTGGCCAACCGGCTGCCCATGGTGAACCTGGTGGAGTCGGCCGGCGCGGACCTGCCCACCCAGGCGGAGATCTTCATCCCGGGCGGCCGGGTGTTCCGCGACCTGACCCGGCTCTCCGCGGCGAAGATCCCCACGGTCAGCGTGGTCTTCGGCAACGCCACCGCCGGTGGCGCGTACGTGCCGGGGATGTCCGACTTCACCATCATGATCCGGGACCGGTCGCAGGTCTACCTGGCCGGCCCGCCGCTGGTGAAGATGGCCACCGGCGAGGTCACCGACGACGAGTCACTGGGCGGCGCGGCGATGCACGCCTCGAAGTCCGGCCTGGCGGACTTCCTCGCCTCCGACGAGCGGGACGGCATCCGGCTGGCCCGGCAGTGCGTCCGCCGGCTCAACTGGCGCAAGCAGGGCCCACCGCCGCGTACCGCCTCCCCCCTGGAGCCGAAGTACGACCCGGAGGAGTTGCTCGGCATCGCCAGCGGTGACCTGAAGGTGCCGTTCGACCCGCGCGAGGTGCTGGCCCGGGTGCTGGACGGCAGCGAGTTCGACGAGTTCAAGCCGAACTACGGCACCGCATTGGTCACCGGCTGGGGCGAGCTGCACGGCTATCCGGTCGGTGTGCTCGCCAATGCCCGGGGCGTGCTGTTCAGCGAGGAGGCGCAGAAGGCCACCCAGTTCATCCAGCTCGCCAACGCCGCCGACACCCCGCTGGTCTTCCTGCAGAACACCACCGGCTACATGGTCGGCACCGAGTACGAGCAGCGCGGCATCATCAAGCACGGCGCGTTGATGATCAACGCGGTGTCGAACTCGACGGTGCCCCACCTGACGGTCAACCTGGGCGCCTCCTACGGTGCCGGGAACTACGGCATGTGCGGCCGGGCGTACGAGCCGAGGTTCCTCTTCACCTGGCCGAACGCCAAGTCGGCGGTGATGGGGCCGGCGCAGCTCGCCGGGGTGCTGTCGATCGTCGCCCGGCAGGCCGCCGCCGCCCGGGGCCGGGACTACGACGAGGACTCCGACGCGGCGATGCGGATGATGGTCGAGCAGCAGATCGAGTCACAGTCCGGGGCGCTCTTCCTCTCCGGTCGGCTCTACGACGACGGGGTGATCGACCCCCGGGACACCCGTACCGTCCTCGGGCTCTGCCTGTCGGCGATCCACAACGGACCGGTGAAGGGCGCCGACGGCTTCGGCGTCTTCCGGATGTGA